The sequence CCATTTATAGCATAATATATTCCAATGCTGTGAATACAGTAAATATTATTTATTTAATTTATTAAATTATATATTATACGAATTTTGTATATAAAAATGACAATGTATACACAATTATGTTAATATTTTAATGTAATGATGTCGTAAACAGCGCTATGCTTAAAATAACGCTGTTTACGTATGGAATATTACAGCTCAAATCCTTTTTCTGTATGTATTGCTATATCGAGTCCTTTTTCCTCGGATTCTTCATCAACTCTTAGCCCGTTTGTTAGCAGCGATGTAATTTTTACAATAATAAATGTTCCGACTGCCGAATAGGCAATTGTTGCCAAAACCGCTACAAGCTGAACAAAAAGCTGGTTAGAATTGCCGTATAAAAGGCCTTTTGCTCCGCCTATCGCGGGATCTGCAAAAATACCAGTAGCAAGTGCTCCCCATATGCCGTTTAATCCATGAACCCCGAATGCATCCAAAGAATCGTCATAGCCAAGTTTATATTTTAAGTAACTTGATCCGAACCACCCCAAAACACCTGACACTGCTCCTATTATCAGTGCTCCTAAGATGTTTACAAATCCTGCAGCCGGTGTAATAGCTACAAGACCGGCCACAGCACCCGATGCAGCACCAAGCATTGTGGGATGTTTATGAGCAACCCATTCAGTAGACATCCAGCTTATTGCTCCTATAGCTGCTGCAGTATTTGTTGATAAAAAAGCAGAACCTGACAAGCCGTCTGCGGCAAGTTCACTTCCGGCATTAAATCCAAACCATCCAAGCCACAAAAGTGCAGCGCCAAGAACAGTTAAGACTATTGAAGCCGGCGACATTGCTATTTTCTTAAACCCTCTTCTTTTGCCGAGCATAAGACAGAATACTAAACCCGCTATACCTGCGTTTATGTGGACTACCGTTCCCCCCGCAAAATCCAGTGTGCCTAATTTTGACAGCCATCCGCCGCCCCATACCCAATGTGCAAGCGGTGTATATACAATGGTTGACCAGATAATGCTGAACACCACCCATGAACTGAATTTGACCCTTTCAACAATAGAGCCGCTAATGAGCGCTGTGGTTATAGCAGCAAATGTTAGCTGAAAAGCAGCAAAAGCAAGCACAGAAACATGGGTTGAGTCAAACACGATATTTATATTTGTGCTCATTAAGAGATACCTGAGGTTGCCTATTATGCCGTTTATATCTGTTCCAAAAGCTAAGCTAAACTGAAATATGACCCACAAAACACTAACTATTCCATAACTTACAAACGACATGCCCATGGTGTTTAAAACGTTTTTACTTCTCGACATGCCCCCGTAGAACAGTGCAAGCCCCGCTGGCGTCATCATCATAACAAGCGCAGCGGATATTAAAACCCAGGCTGTGTCTCCAGAGTCAATGGATTTTGTGGCTGCAAATGCAATAGATGGTATAACCCATAAAAACAGTGTCAAACCCACCAATCTTTTAAATGATTTCATTCCAACCTCCTTAGATAGCATTTTTATCTATTTCCCCTGTTCTTACCCTTATGGCTTTTTCAACAGGTATTATGAATATCTTCCCATCGCCCACCTTATTTGTTTTTGCACTTGATAGAATAGCCTCCACAGCTTCCTCAACCATTTCATCTTCAACCACCACTTCTATTTTTACCTTTGGCAGAAAATCCACTATGTATTCTGCCCCGCGGTAAATCTCAGTATGCCCTTTTTGTCTTCCAAATCCCTTAACCTCTGATACGGTCATGCCCTTGATACCTATATTCATCAGGGCTTCTTTTACTGCATCCAGCTTGAATGGTTTAATGATTGCTTCAATCTTTTTCATCCTTAATCCTCCCTTCCTAAC comes from Hippea maritima DSM 10411 and encodes:
- a CDS encoding ammonium transporter; its protein translation is MKSFKRLVGLTLFLWVIPSIAFAATKSIDSGDTAWVLISAALVMMMTPAGLALFYGGMSRSKNVLNTMGMSFVSYGIVSVLWVIFQFSLAFGTDINGIIGNLRYLLMSTNINIVFDSTHVSVLAFAAFQLTFAAITTALISGSIVERVKFSSWVVFSIIWSTIVYTPLAHWVWGGGWLSKLGTLDFAGGTVVHINAGIAGLVFCLMLGKRRGFKKIAMSPASIVLTVLGAALLWLGWFGFNAGSELAADGLSGSAFLSTNTAAAIGAISWMSTEWVAHKHPTMLGAASGAVAGLVAITPAAGFVNILGALIIGAVSGVLGWFGSSYLKYKLGYDDSLDAFGVHGLNGIWGALATGIFADPAIGGAKGLLYGNSNQLFVQLVAVLATIAYSAVGTFIIVKITSLLTNGLRVDEESEEKGLDIAIHTEKGFEL
- a CDS encoding P-II family nitrogen regulator, giving the protein MKKIEAIIKPFKLDAVKEALMNIGIKGMTVSEVKGFGRQKGHTEIYRGAEYIVDFLPKVKIEVVVEDEMVEEAVEAILSSAKTNKVGDGKIFIIPVEKAIRVRTGEIDKNAI